A single Tachypleus tridentatus isolate NWPU-2018 chromosome 9, ASM421037v1, whole genome shotgun sequence DNA region contains:
- the LOC143226630 gene encoding uncharacterized protein LOC143226630: MTGDLERRRREAGEGATTVSPTEGVERRRREAGEGATTVSPTEGVERRRREAGEGATTVSPTEGVERRRREAGEGATTVSPTEGVERRRREAGEGSTTVSPTEGVERRRREAGEGATTVFPTEGVERRRREAGESATTVSPTEGVERRRREAGESATTVSPTEGVERRRRGAGEGATTVSPTQGVERRRRGAGEGATTVSPTEGVERRRREAGEGATTVDPTEGH, from the coding sequence ATGACTGGTGAtttagaacgtcggcgtcgggaggctggcgaaggcgctaccactgtctctccaacggaaggtgtagaacgtcggcgtcgggaggctggcgaaggcgctaccacggtctctccaacggaaggtgtagaacgtcggcgtcgggaggctggcgaaggcgctaccacggtctctccaacggaaggtgtagaacgtcggcgtcgggaggctggcgaaggcgcaaccacggtctctccaacggaaggtgtagaacgtcggcgtcgggaggctggcgaaggctcaaccacggtctctccaacggaaggtgtagaacgtcggcgtcgggaggctggcgaaggcgcaaccacggtctttccaacggaaggtgtagaacgtcggcgtcgggaggctggcgaaagcgcaaccacggtctctccaacggaaggtgtagaacgtcggcgtcgggaggctggcgaaagcgcaaccacggtctctccaacggaaggtgtagaacgtcggcgtcggggggctggcgaaggcgctaccacggtctctccaacgcaaggtgtagaacgtcggcgtcggggggctggcgaaggcgctaccacggtttctccaacggaaggtgtagaacgtcggcgtcgggaggctggcgaaggcgctaccacggtcgaTCCAACGGAAG